In a single window of the Tellurirhabdus bombi genome:
- a CDS encoding ABC transporter permease has product MLRNYFKIAFRNLWKHKTFALVNVIGMSVAFTSCLLLFLTAYHELSFDNFHTNKEHLYGLYQQSGKTDKSGMMATPLTPALKKEFPKEMAHISRVMSAGSGIRLGDKEFSKMVRFVDADYLSMFTFPTIKGAGAKTALKDLNDVVISQDAAQDLFGAAEAVGKTVLLRINENWQPFVVSAVVTDFPANSSLMFDVLARFETNPSYTQDKDRWGQNNHVVYVQLADGVEKTQAESMMRSFYKKYFSGTLQNLKRDGGQPDENGDLASLRLLPLSEVHFNTDLGGADAPAVKRSYPYVLLVIAGFIVLIACINFVNLSTARSLTRSREVGMRKVLGALKSQLVLQFWGEALIICALALLLGSLITFAVLPEYKKLFNSSTSLTYFQNPTVILILLSVFLFITLFAGGYPAWFMARFNTIQVLKGKVSLGRTGVLRNVLLVVQFGIATLLMICTLIAWQQITFLRNQPLGYNENQVVSIPVGFGGSNNGRQVLKLLRDRLEQQPQILSVSGSYKNFGRGLDGSSMTSIMGFDYKNRSVSTHWQIVDYDYLKTLDLKLVAGRDFSRAYATDTTTNVIINETMAKSLGEKNPIGVTFMADSAQGMLQVVGVVKDYHHESLKQKIQPNTLIMDQKWPLFYILVKIAPNNIPATMAVLKKEWETVVPNSEFKGSFLDENANRQYRNEEKLSKLFISAAVLAIVLSCMGLFAIAVMVMAQRTKEIGVRKVLGASVASIVTLLSKDFLKLVLVGIVIASPLAWYTMNEWLKEYAYKIDIEWWIFALAGLLAVGIAFLTVSFQSIKAALRNPVRALRSE; this is encoded by the coding sequence ATGTTGCGCAATTACTTTAAAATTGCTTTCCGCAACCTGTGGAAGCATAAGACGTTCGCTCTAGTTAACGTAATAGGCATGTCGGTAGCTTTTACAAGCTGCCTTTTGCTGTTTCTAACGGCTTACCACGAACTGTCGTTTGATAATTTTCATACGAACAAAGAGCACCTTTACGGCCTTTACCAGCAATCCGGTAAGACGGACAAGAGTGGCATGATGGCGACACCGCTCACGCCCGCTCTCAAGAAAGAATTCCCGAAAGAGATGGCTCATATTTCTCGGGTAATGAGCGCGGGAAGCGGCATTCGTCTGGGAGACAAGGAGTTTAGCAAAATGGTCCGTTTTGTGGATGCTGATTACCTGAGCATGTTCACCTTCCCGACGATCAAAGGGGCTGGTGCCAAAACGGCGTTAAAAGACCTCAATGACGTGGTGATTAGCCAGGATGCGGCCCAGGATTTATTTGGCGCTGCGGAAGCGGTAGGAAAAACCGTGTTGTTACGCATTAACGAGAACTGGCAACCTTTTGTGGTTTCTGCCGTTGTGACCGATTTCCCGGCGAACTCCAGTCTGATGTTTGATGTCCTGGCGCGTTTTGAAACCAATCCGAGTTATACGCAGGACAAAGACCGGTGGGGGCAAAACAACCACGTTGTCTATGTTCAGCTAGCGGATGGCGTTGAGAAAACGCAGGCTGAGTCCATGATGCGTTCTTTCTACAAAAAATATTTTTCGGGTACTCTCCAGAACCTGAAACGGGACGGTGGCCAGCCCGACGAAAATGGTGATTTGGCCAGTCTTCGACTACTGCCCCTGTCCGAAGTTCACTTTAATACTGATTTGGGCGGTGCGGACGCTCCGGCTGTTAAGCGTTCTTATCCGTACGTGCTGCTCGTTATTGCCGGATTTATTGTCCTGATCGCCTGCATCAACTTCGTCAATCTGTCTACGGCCCGGTCGCTGACGCGTTCGCGGGAGGTAGGAATGCGTAAAGTACTGGGGGCTTTGAAAAGCCAACTGGTTCTTCAGTTTTGGGGCGAAGCGCTGATTATCTGCGCTCTGGCCTTGCTGCTGGGCAGTTTAATTACTTTTGCGGTTCTGCCGGAATACAAGAAACTTTTTAACAGTTCGACTTCGCTGACGTACTTCCAGAACCCGACGGTTATCCTGATTTTACTGTCTGTCTTCCTGTTTATTACCTTGTTTGCGGGCGGCTATCCAGCCTGGTTCATGGCCCGTTTCAATACCATTCAGGTGCTGAAAGGCAAAGTTTCTTTAGGCCGGACCGGCGTACTGCGGAACGTGCTGCTGGTGGTGCAGTTTGGCATTGCTACGCTGCTAATGATCTGTACCTTAATTGCCTGGCAACAGATTACTTTCTTACGAAATCAACCTTTGGGCTACAACGAAAACCAGGTGGTTAGTATTCCGGTAGGCTTCGGAGGCAGCAACAACGGGCGGCAGGTTCTGAAACTTTTGCGGGATCGCCTGGAACAGCAGCCCCAAATTCTGAGCGTAAGTGGCTCCTACAAAAATTTTGGTCGTGGTCTGGATGGTTCGTCCATGACGTCCATTATGGGCTTTGACTATAAAAACCGTTCGGTCAGCACGCACTGGCAGATCGTGGATTACGATTACCTGAAAACACTGGACTTGAAATTGGTAGCCGGCCGGGATTTCTCGCGAGCCTACGCTACGGACACAACCACCAATGTGATTATCAACGAAACCATGGCCAAGAGTCTGGGCGAGAAAAATCCGATTGGGGTAACCTTTATGGCCGATTCGGCGCAGGGTATGTTGCAGGTCGTGGGCGTCGTGAAAGATTACCACCACGAATCGCTGAAGCAGAAAATTCAGCCCAATACGCTCATCATGGATCAGAAATGGCCCTTGTTTTACATTCTGGTCAAAATCGCCCCGAACAACATACCCGCTACAATGGCGGTCCTGAAAAAGGAGTGGGAAACCGTGGTGCCCAACTCAGAATTCAAGGGTAGCTTCCTGGACGAAAATGCGAACCGCCAGTACCGTAACGAAGAGAAATTATCCAAGCTATTTATCAGTGCTGCCGTGCTGGCAATCGTGCTATCGTGCATGGGCTTGTTCGCCATTGCGGTGATGGTGATGGCGCAGCGAACCAAAGAAATTGGTGTCCGGAAAGTGCTGGGCGCTTCGGTGGCCAGCATTGTGACTTTGCTCTCGAAAGACTTCCTCAAACTGGTACTGGTCGGGATTGTGATTGCGAGTCCGCTGGCCTGGTATACCATGAATGAATGGTTAAAAGAATACGCCTATAAAATTGACATCGAATGGTGGATTTTCGCGTTGGCAGGTCTTTTAGCGGTGGGAATTGCCTTCCTGACGGTTAGTTTCCAGTCGATAAAGGCAGCCTTGCGCAATCCGGTGCGCGCCTTGCGCTCTGAGTAA
- a CDS encoding ABC transporter permease, producing MVRNYIRVAFRNLWRNKLYSTLNMGGLALGMAVSMLMLLYVVHEHSYDRFHPQANQTVQLTMQKEYGGMKMSSLQLSFSTADRIRQQVPQVEAMTRLISSDWQGKDVLRADDKQFYVKDLHYAEPSFFDFFAFSMKQGDGRKALAQPGTVILTESLARKFFGQTDPMGKTLVFNKEHKLTVAGVMADLPSNTIFRFPALISANSFSRFAPAWKLESGPTGETFFRLRDQTDYKRTETFINKHIALTEEKNVKATCYLSPLTELHLGNSNADSNSTTYVKTFFWIGLGVLLLALINYMNLTTARSTLRAKEVGMRKVLGGNRVELARQFFLESALVSGLAFGLGIVLTVLLKDTFLRLIDARLDTAFLQSPYFLLTLLGILLASILVSGSYPALLLSQFAPMEVLKGRFSQSGGFNVRRVLVVFQFVVSTTLIFCAIVAQRQIQHMQKKDLGLTVEQVMGISLNSSLSTHYDSFRQEVRRQSGVEEIGTSAMAVYNSGFNIWSVKTPKMKDPTTLMGLNVDSQFVQALQLRWKVAPSRMSVGEVFINATAAKELGIAKNPIGQVLNVGDMHKEVRGVVDDFHLTSVKDQIAPMLLMVGADTSRSFADYNGTLYVRFAKGTDIQRQMKQVEQIFQKYAPDSPFDYYFLDDAFNQLFKTEQQLSHVLNLFTGTAIFIACLGLFGLAAFSAERRTKEIGIRKVLGASVSSIVRMLSKEFVGLVIVALVIASPIAWYLMNQWLSDFAYKIEINGWIFALVSLLAVGIALLTVSFQSIKAALTDPVKSLRTE from the coding sequence ATGGTTCGAAATTATATCCGGGTAGCTTTCCGAAATCTCTGGCGCAATAAGCTGTATTCCACGCTGAATATGGGCGGCTTGGCGTTGGGCATGGCCGTCAGTATGCTTATGCTGCTCTACGTCGTCCATGAGCACAGCTACGACCGGTTCCACCCGCAGGCTAACCAGACGGTACAGCTGACAATGCAGAAAGAATATGGCGGCATGAAGATGAGTTCTCTGCAATTATCGTTCTCTACAGCTGACCGCATCCGCCAGCAAGTGCCGCAGGTGGAGGCAATGACCCGGCTGATTTCCAGCGACTGGCAGGGTAAGGACGTGCTTCGGGCAGACGATAAACAATTCTACGTCAAAGACCTGCATTACGCAGAGCCGTCTTTTTTTGATTTTTTTGCCTTTTCCATGAAGCAGGGCGACGGCCGGAAAGCCCTCGCTCAGCCGGGAACTGTTATTTTAACCGAATCCCTGGCCCGGAAATTCTTTGGCCAGACTGACCCGATGGGGAAGACGCTCGTCTTCAACAAAGAGCATAAGCTGACGGTCGCCGGGGTAATGGCTGATTTGCCTTCCAACACCATTTTTCGCTTTCCGGCCTTGATTTCAGCCAACAGTTTTAGCCGCTTTGCCCCCGCCTGGAAGCTGGAATCAGGGCCTACGGGCGAAACGTTTTTTCGGCTGAGAGACCAGACGGATTATAAACGGACGGAAACTTTTATCAATAAGCACATCGCCTTAACGGAAGAAAAGAACGTCAAGGCAACCTGTTATTTGAGTCCGCTGACGGAGCTGCACCTGGGTAATTCGAATGCGGATTCAAACAGTACCACCTACGTTAAAACCTTTTTCTGGATTGGGTTAGGCGTTCTGCTGCTGGCCTTAATCAACTACATGAACCTGACAACCGCCCGCTCCACGCTACGAGCCAAGGAGGTCGGTATGCGAAAAGTGTTAGGTGGCAACCGGGTGGAACTGGCCCGTCAGTTTTTTCTCGAATCGGCGCTGGTGAGTGGACTGGCATTCGGGTTGGGAATCGTGCTAACAGTGCTTTTGAAGGACACATTCTTACGGCTGATTGATGCTCGATTGGACACTGCTTTTTTACAAAGTCCATATTTTTTGCTGACGCTTTTGGGTATTCTGCTGGCCAGTATTCTGGTGTCGGGGAGCTACCCGGCCCTGCTGCTATCGCAGTTCGCGCCGATGGAAGTACTGAAAGGGCGTTTTTCGCAGAGTGGTGGTTTCAACGTCCGGCGGGTGCTGGTGGTGTTTCAGTTTGTTGTTTCTACGACGTTGATCTTCTGTGCCATCGTGGCCCAGCGCCAGATTCAGCACATGCAAAAGAAAGACCTGGGACTGACGGTTGAGCAGGTAATGGGGATTTCGCTGAACAGTTCGCTTAGTACTCACTACGACAGCTTCCGGCAGGAAGTCCGGCGACAAAGCGGGGTCGAGGAGATTGGAACCAGCGCCATGGCGGTTTATAACAGTGGGTTTAATATCTGGTCAGTCAAAACGCCAAAAATGAAAGACCCCACGACACTGATGGGTCTGAACGTGGATAGTCAGTTTGTACAAGCGCTTCAACTGCGTTGGAAAGTAGCGCCCAGCCGGATGTCCGTGGGTGAAGTATTTATCAACGCAACGGCGGCCAAAGAACTGGGCATCGCCAAAAATCCCATTGGACAAGTACTCAATGTGGGCGATATGCACAAAGAAGTGCGCGGCGTGGTGGACGATTTTCACCTGACGTCCGTGAAAGATCAGATTGCTCCCATGCTGCTGATGGTAGGCGCGGACACCAGCCGCAGCTTTGCCGATTATAACGGAACGTTGTACGTGCGCTTTGCCAAAGGCACCGATATACAACGGCAGATGAAACAAGTGGAGCAGATTTTTCAGAAATATGCCCCTGACTCGCCGTTTGACTATTATTTTCTGGATGATGCCTTCAACCAGTTGTTCAAAACCGAGCAGCAATTGTCTCACGTGTTGAACCTCTTTACCGGAACCGCCATCTTTATTGCCTGCCTGGGCTTATTTGGATTGGCCGCTTTCTCGGCTGAACGGCGGACGAAAGAAATTGGCATTCGGAAAGTGCTGGGTGCCTCCGTGAGCAGTATTGTTCGCATGCTATCGAAAGAATTTGTCGGATTGGTGATCGTTGCGCTGGTTATTGCTTCGCCGATTGCCTGGTATCTAATGAATCAATGGCTGTCGGATTTTGCCTATAAAATTGAGATTAACGGATGGATTTTCGCTTTGGTAAGCCTGCTCGCCGTGGGTATTGCCCTGCTGACGGTTAGTTTTCAGAGTATTAAAGCCGCGCTGACAGATCCGGTTAAATCATTACGAACCGAATAA
- a CDS encoding ABC transporter permease, with amino-acid sequence MLTNYIKIAFRNLLRYRAFSFINIVGVAIGLACFLLIALYVRDEVSYDRSHAKADRIYRLTRTFINPADGSTSLKLAAVAPPFGPLIKEDFPEVQEVVRIQENSGLLKYGEHSYNEDGMFVAEANLFKVFDFKLLRGNPARALVAPFSILFSRPMAEKYFGKQDPIGKIVRLDNTLDFTVTGVFEPLPTQSHFHPQFLLSFSSLNDNRLYGAEGLRSNWGNNSFPTYLLLAPNANPDKIAAAFSAFQDRHLPIYQETKPSKFSLLALQKLTDIHLKSHTDAEIEPAGDIQYVYLFSAIGLFILLIACINYMNLATARSASRAKEVGLRKVVGAVRSQLIGQFLSESMVLVTLALLLAVALVRIGLPHLNAFVGKELSMSTLWEPTFLLLILGATLLTGLLAGSYPAFFLTSFQPVRTLKGKLLTSLKGGRLRQTLVVAQFAIAVVLMISTAVVYNQMKYVQDYKLGYQKDQIVLLRTIDDTTVNAEAFKQELKRNSAVVEVGRSSRIPSGRLLDSWDSYVMKGDSLVPTRMGLKSLSVDHEFIPTYGMELAAGRNFSRAYTTDDTAAFILNETAVRELGWKSPQEAIGKAFGYGSRRGQVVGVTKDFHFESLHQALVPVVMLLNAGQSRWLSIHVAPGSLQNGLTHIENTWKKYYPERPYSYEFLDQRFGRLYVREQTQQTLFGIFAGIAILISCLGLFGLSMFMAEQRTKEIGVRKVLGASVSSLVILFSRDFLKLVVIALLLASPLAWYIMNHWLTSFAYRTSIHWSVFAVAGMAALLIALLTISFQSIKAALMNPVKSLRAE; translated from the coding sequence ATGCTAACGAACTACATCAAAATCGCCTTTCGGAATCTGCTGCGCTATCGGGCGTTCAGTTTCATTAATATCGTTGGAGTAGCCATTGGACTAGCTTGTTTTCTGCTCATTGCGCTGTACGTCCGCGACGAGGTTAGCTACGACCGTTCGCATGCCAAAGCCGACCGCATTTATCGCCTGACCCGGACGTTTATTAACCCGGCGGATGGGTCAACTTCGCTCAAACTCGCCGCTGTGGCCCCACCGTTTGGCCCGTTGATTAAAGAAGATTTTCCGGAAGTTCAGGAGGTTGTTCGGATACAGGAAAATAGTGGTCTGCTGAAATACGGCGAACATTCGTACAACGAGGACGGCATGTTTGTGGCAGAGGCAAACCTCTTCAAAGTCTTTGATTTTAAGCTGTTGCGTGGAAATCCGGCCAGGGCGCTGGTCGCTCCGTTTTCGATCCTGTTTTCCCGGCCAATGGCCGAAAAGTATTTCGGAAAACAAGACCCGATCGGCAAAATCGTGCGACTGGACAATACGCTGGACTTTACCGTAACGGGTGTTTTTGAGCCGCTGCCCACCCAGTCGCATTTTCACCCCCAGTTTCTACTTTCTTTTTCAAGCCTAAACGACAACCGGCTTTACGGGGCAGAAGGACTGCGCTCTAACTGGGGAAATAACAGTTTTCCGACTTACCTGCTGTTAGCGCCAAACGCTAATCCAGACAAAATTGCGGCCGCCTTTTCGGCTTTTCAGGACCGGCACTTACCTATTTATCAGGAAACTAAACCGTCGAAGTTTTCGCTTTTGGCGCTTCAGAAGTTAACCGATATTCACCTGAAATCGCATACCGACGCCGAAATTGAGCCTGCTGGCGATATTCAATACGTCTATTTATTTTCGGCCATTGGCTTGTTTATCCTGCTGATTGCCTGCATCAATTACATGAATCTGGCTACCGCTCGTTCTGCTTCCCGCGCGAAAGAAGTAGGCTTGCGGAAGGTAGTCGGGGCAGTTCGGTCGCAGTTAATCGGGCAGTTTCTGAGCGAATCGATGGTGCTGGTTACGCTGGCCTTGCTGTTGGCAGTCGCTTTGGTAAGAATTGGATTACCGCATCTGAATGCTTTTGTGGGCAAAGAACTCAGTATGTCAACCTTATGGGAGCCAACTTTTCTGCTGCTGATTCTGGGCGCAACGTTGCTGACGGGCCTGCTAGCGGGCAGTTACCCGGCCTTTTTCCTCACTTCGTTTCAGCCCGTTCGTACGTTGAAAGGTAAGCTGCTGACCTCCCTGAAAGGCGGGCGTTTGCGGCAGACGCTGGTGGTTGCGCAGTTTGCCATTGCGGTCGTATTGATGATTAGTACGGCGGTGGTTTACAACCAGATGAAGTACGTTCAGGATTATAAATTAGGCTATCAGAAAGACCAGATTGTGCTGCTGCGCACCATTGATGACACAACCGTGAATGCCGAAGCCTTTAAGCAGGAGCTAAAGCGCAATTCAGCGGTGGTTGAAGTGGGGCGTTCGTCGCGGATTCCGTCGGGGCGGCTGCTGGATTCGTGGGATTCGTACGTGATGAAAGGCGACAGCCTGGTTCCTACCCGGATGGGCCTGAAATCGCTTTCGGTAGACCACGAGTTTATCCCGACCTACGGAATGGAGCTGGCGGCGGGCCGGAATTTCTCCCGGGCTTACACGACAGACGATACGGCGGCCTTTATCCTCAACGAAACGGCGGTGCGCGAATTAGGCTGGAAAAGTCCGCAGGAAGCCATTGGCAAGGCGTTTGGTTACGGATCGCGTCGGGGCCAGGTGGTGGGCGTAACAAAAGATTTTCATTTCGAGTCGCTGCACCAGGCGTTGGTACCGGTCGTAATGCTTCTGAATGCGGGGCAAAGTCGCTGGTTATCCATTCATGTGGCACCGGGTAGCCTGCAAAATGGCCTGACGCATATCGAAAATACCTGGAAAAAATATTACCCCGAGCGTCCTTATTCCTATGAATTTCTGGACCAGCGCTTCGGACGGCTTTACGTGCGGGAGCAAACCCAACAGACGCTATTCGGCATTTTTGCGGGCATCGCTATCCTGATTTCCTGCCTCGGTTTGTTCGGTCTGTCCATGTTCATGGCCGAGCAACGCACGAAGGAAATTGGCGTTCGGAAGGTGCTGGGGGCGTCGGTATCGAGTCTGGTTATTTTGTTTTCCAGAGACTTTCTAAAACTGGTCGTGATTGCCCTGCTGCTTGCTTCGCCGCTGGCCTGGTACATCATGAACCATTGGCTGACAAGTTTTGCCTACCGAACCAGCATTCATTGGAGCGTTTTTGCCGTGGCTGGTATGGCCGCGCTGCTGATTGCTTTGTTAACCATTAGTTTCCAGAGTATTAAAGCCGCCTTGATGAATCCGGTGAAGAGCCTGAGAGCGGAATAA
- a CDS encoding ABC transporter permease, which yields MLQNYFKITFRNLWRNKAFSLINIFGLAVGIASCLLLTMYLSHELSYDDFQQKADRIVRVTMEYSMEGQVDKAPVTGTKVVPEFGRQFPEVESGVRLMGSQAVVRYGDHQFSEKRLVFADSALFTIFSFPLLKGVSEKALAGPNLVVLSQSTAAKYFGNEEAVGKVVRINSGGGEKEYTVTGIVADCPANSQIKYDLLASFTTLKAAKTEIWWSANYASYLLLRSPEAIAPLQAKIPEFMKKQFGPDGLSGGNYLTYNLEPLRSVHLHSEVEGNFEPNGDLTYIYIFASIAVLILLIACVNYINLATSRAVERAQEVGVRKVMGALQGQLFGQFIGESIIVTFSALILGLLLGFLTLPLFNELSDRQFSFGVWLQPHNLLILVGIGLVVSLVAGAYPALVLARFQPIRVLKGHLKVSGGAQFRRVLIVFQFAITAFLIVSTLIVRNQLAYIQNKKLGYNKDQVLVLPADRQVNEKIRALKSEFKQSADVQEVSMAYETPTFIQGGYSMRRSDMPDGKEKMVTAIPVDEDFAKTLDLRILAGRDLTPTDMARASTPGDSSNYYHFILNESAAKELGWSPQEAIGQKMDMGSGRPGEVKAVVADFHFSSMKQKIGPLVIFPERGWNVVLVKVSGNQLPKTIQFLESKWRTLVPDRPFEYEFLSDEFNKLYAVETRTGQIFSVFAFLSIFLGCLGLFGLSAYTTVQRTKEIGIRKVLGASVPSIVLLLSRDFLKLVLISILLASPLAWYAMNSWLQDFAYRIEVEWWIFVLAALIAVAIAFLTVSFQSVKAALMNPVKSLKTE from the coding sequence ATGCTACAAAATTATTTCAAGATTACGTTTCGCAATCTGTGGCGAAATAAGGCTTTTTCGCTGATTAATATCTTTGGTTTGGCCGTTGGCATCGCTTCGTGTCTGCTGTTGACAATGTATCTCTCTCACGAGCTGAGTTACGACGATTTTCAGCAAAAGGCCGACCGGATTGTGCGGGTGACGATGGAATACAGCATGGAGGGGCAGGTTGACAAGGCGCCGGTTACGGGGACAAAAGTAGTGCCCGAGTTTGGTCGGCAATTTCCCGAAGTAGAATCCGGTGTTCGGTTGATGGGTAGCCAGGCGGTTGTCCGTTACGGCGACCATCAGTTCAGCGAAAAACGACTTGTTTTTGCCGACTCGGCCTTGTTTACCATATTTTCATTTCCGCTGTTAAAAGGCGTGTCCGAGAAAGCCCTTGCTGGCCCTAATCTGGTTGTGTTGTCGCAGTCCACTGCCGCGAAATATTTCGGGAATGAGGAAGCGGTTGGTAAAGTTGTACGCATCAATTCGGGTGGGGGAGAAAAAGAATATACAGTAACGGGAATCGTGGCCGACTGCCCAGCTAATTCGCAGATTAAATACGATTTACTGGCTTCGTTTACGACCTTGAAAGCGGCGAAAACAGAAATATGGTGGTCAGCCAATTACGCCTCGTATTTGTTACTGCGGAGTCCGGAAGCGATTGCTCCGCTACAGGCCAAAATTCCGGAATTTATGAAAAAGCAATTTGGGCCGGATGGTTTATCAGGGGGTAATTACCTGACGTACAATCTGGAACCACTTCGGTCCGTGCACCTGCATTCGGAAGTAGAAGGAAATTTCGAACCCAACGGCGATTTAACGTACATCTATATTTTTGCCTCCATTGCGGTTCTAATTCTGCTCATTGCCTGCGTCAACTACATCAATCTGGCCACCTCGCGGGCGGTGGAACGCGCGCAGGAAGTGGGCGTACGGAAAGTAATGGGGGCTTTGCAGGGGCAGTTGTTTGGGCAGTTTATTGGGGAATCCATTATTGTTACCTTCTCTGCCTTGATTCTGGGGCTTCTACTAGGTTTTTTAACCTTGCCTTTATTCAATGAATTGTCGGATCGGCAATTTTCGTTTGGCGTCTGGTTGCAGCCCCATAACCTGCTGATTTTAGTTGGTATTGGTTTGGTTGTCAGCTTGGTGGCAGGCGCATATCCAGCCTTGGTATTGGCGCGTTTTCAGCCCATTCGCGTCTTGAAGGGGCATCTGAAAGTATCCGGGGGCGCGCAGTTTCGCCGGGTACTGATTGTGTTTCAGTTTGCCATTACGGCGTTTCTGATCGTAAGTACCCTCATTGTCCGCAATCAGTTGGCTTACATTCAGAATAAAAAGCTGGGGTATAACAAAGACCAGGTGTTGGTACTGCCCGCCGACCGACAGGTGAACGAGAAAATCCGGGCGCTTAAATCCGAGTTCAAGCAAAGTGCTGATGTTCAGGAAGTGAGTATGGCCTACGAAACGCCAACCTTTATTCAGGGCGGGTATTCCATGCGCCGGTCCGATATGCCGGACGGAAAAGAAAAAATGGTGACGGCTATCCCGGTTGATGAGGATTTTGCGAAAACACTGGACCTGCGCATTCTGGCCGGTCGGGATCTGACGCCAACGGATATGGCCCGGGCGTCGACGCCCGGAGATAGTTCGAACTATTACCATTTTATTCTCAATGAATCAGCGGCCAAAGAATTAGGCTGGTCGCCGCAAGAAGCCATCGGACAGAAAATGGACATGGGAAGTGGCCGCCCCGGCGAAGTGAAAGCGGTGGTGGCAGATTTCCATTTTTCGTCCATGAAGCAAAAAATAGGACCACTGGTTATTTTCCCGGAGCGCGGCTGGAATGTCGTTTTGGTGAAAGTATCGGGCAACCAACTGCCAAAAACGATCCAGTTTCTGGAAAGCAAATGGCGGACGCTGGTGCCGGATCGGCCTTTTGAGTATGAATTTTTAAGCGACGAATTTAACAAGTTATACGCCGTCGAAACCCGGACAGGTCAGATATTCAGTGTGTTTGCTTTCCTATCTATTTTTCTGGGCTGTTTAGGATTGTTTGGGTTGTCGGCCTACACGACTGTGCAGCGGACCAAGGAAATTGGCATTCGGAAAGTGTTGGGCGCTTCGGTTCCGAGCATTGTTTTGCTGCTTTCGCGGGATTTTCTGAAGCTGGTTTTGATTTCGATCCTGCTTGCTTCGCCGCTGGCCTGGTACGCCATGAATAGCTGGTTGCAGGATTTTGCGTATCGCATTGAGGTAGAGTGGTGGATTTTTGTGCTAGCCGCCCTGATTGCCGTTGCCATCGCCTTCCTGACGGTTAGTTTTCAAAGCGTCAAAGCCGCGTTGATGAATCCAGTGAAGAGTTTGAAAACGGAATAA